A section of the Primulina eburnea isolate SZY01 chromosome 1, ASM2296580v1, whole genome shotgun sequence genome encodes:
- the LOC140810250 gene encoding uncharacterized protein, giving the protein MDLFLKAKSIRLRSHRDKFLVAVEDRESIALERDGSSKNTIWTIEFVKGKDYIRLKSCYGTYLTASSEPFLPGVTGKKVVQTLPCQCDKDATEWQPLRDGMQVRLRSFSGEFLRPNGGLPPWRNSVTHDIPHRQKTYDKVLWDVEVVETFPLQCRLQSDSAFPRSTSVSDAIRQKQSAARLREYF; this is encoded by the exons ATGGATCTTTTCTTGAAGGCGAAATCGATCCGGCTTCGTAGCCACAGAGACAAGTTTCTTGTAGCCGTTGAAGATCGCGAATCCATCGCCCTGGAACGCGATGGCTCGTCCAAGAACACGATCTGGACCATTGAATTCGTTAAAGGGAAAGATTATATAAGGTTGAAAAGTTGTTATGGGACGTACTTGACAGCCTCAAGTGAACCATTTCTTCCAGGGGTGACAGGAAAAAAGGTTGTCCAGACGCTGCCTTGCCAATGTGATAAAGATGCCACGGAATGGCAACCCTTGAGGGATGGAATGCAG GTGAGACTGAGGTCGTTTTCCGGCGAATTTTTGCGCCCCAACGGCGGTCTTCCCCCGTGGAGGAACTCGGTCACACACGACATCCCTCATCGACAGAAGACGTATGATAAGGTGTTGTGGGATGTGGAGGTTGTGGAGACGTTCCCGTTGCAGTGCAGGCTTCAATCTGATTCTGCATTTCCAAGATCAACATCAGTTTCGGATGCAATCAGGCAGAAACAAAGTGCAGCAAGATTGCGAGAATACTTTTGA
- the LOC140807751 gene encoding NAC transcription factor 32-like, with product MTVSDQQLNLPAGFRFHPTDEELVVHYLCRKCSGQQIGVPIVAEIDLYKFDPWQLPGMALYGEKEWYFFSSRDRKYPNGSRPNRAAGTGYWKATGADKPVGKPKTLGIKKALVFYEGKAPKGVKTDWIMHEYRLANVDRSAGKKNNLRLDDWVLCRIYNKKGNIGKRYKVVDQKTEEFSDVEDRKPDVNSILYSGMVTKAPLVQAPHSFELQKMDDYMHFDTSESIPKLHADSSSSEHGFSAEFMSNYKEVGSESAWRQVENSLQCDFSYTDGFLGDPFGSQMQDNDQMSLFQEMFGYIQKPF from the exons ATGACGGTTAGTGATCAGCAATTGAATTTGCCAGCGGGATTCAGGTTCCATCCGACGGACGAGGAGCTGGTCGTGCATTACCTATGCCGCAAGTGTTCGGGCCAGCAGATTGGTGTTCCCATCGTAGCTGAGATCGATCTCTACAAGTTTGATCCATGGCAGCTTCCAg GTATGGCTCTGTATGGTGAAAAAGAGTGGTACTTTTTTTCTTCAAGAGACCGCAAGTACCCCAACGGTTCCCGACCGAACAGGGCGGCTGGAACCGGCTACTGGAAGGCAACCGGAGCAGACAAGCCGGTCGGAAAACCGAAGACTCTGGGAATAAAGAAGGCTCTGGTATTTTACGAAGGAAAAGCTCCAAAAGGAGTCAAAACCGATTGGATCATGCACGAATATCGTCTAGCTAATGTGGATAGGTCTGCTGGCAAGAAAAACAATTTGAGG CTTGATGATTGGGTATTGTGTCGAATATACAACAAGAAaggaaatattggaaagcgttacAAGGTTGTGGATCAGAAGACGGAGGAGTTCTCAGATGTGGAAGATCGAAAACCGGATGTGAATTCCATCCTGTATAGTGGAATGGTAACAAAGGCGCCTTTGGTGCAGGCGCCGCATTCCTTTGAGTTGCAGAAGATGGATGACTATATGCATTTCGACACATCCGAGTCGATACCCAAGTTGCATGCTGATTCGAGTAGTTCAGAGCACGGGTTTTCCGCGGAGTTTATGTCTAACTATAAGGAGGTTGGGAGTGAATCTGCATGGAGACAGGTGGAAAACTCTCTCCAATGTGACTTCAGCTACACGGATGGCTTCCTAGGTGATCCTTTTGGATCCCAAATGCAAGATAATGATCAGATGTCTCTGTTTCAAGAAATGTTTGGGTACATACAGAAGCCCTTTTAA
- the LOC140807824 gene encoding aspartic proteinase Asp1-like — translation MMGKKFIFMLLFVVLSVMCWGCSGQQQQKWRKLKPSESCPSGISKAGSSSVVFPLYGNVYPNGFYFVQVFVGYPPKPYFLDPDTGSDLTWLQCDAPCVRCTPGFHPLYRPSNDLVICKDPLCASLHSSDYKCDTPEQCDYEVEYADGGSSLGVLVNDFFTLNLTSATKMSPRLTLGCGYDQLSGSSDHPLDGVLGLGRGKSSIVSQLRDQGVVKNVVGHCLSGKGGFLFFGDDAYDYSRVTWTPMSHDHTKYYSAGLAELIFGGKSTGFKNLNVIFDSGSSYTYFDSQIYHTLLSLIKKETTKNSLKEATDDRTLPFCWKGKKPFKSTREVRSYFKTLTFSFANGWRSKAQFEINPESYLIISSKGNACLGILNGTDVGLNNFNMIGDISMQDKVLIYDNEKQKIGWTPANCDQHPKSNFEARIPLSANDVHSF, via the exons ATGATGGGGAAAAAGTTTATCTTTATGCTATTATTTGTGGTGTTGAGTGTGATGTGTTGGGGTTGTAGTGGTCAGCAGCAACAGAAATGGAGGAAATTGAAGCCTTCTGAAAGCTGCCCATCAGGAATCAGTAAAGCTGGCTCATCTTCAGTGGTATTCCCACTCTATGGGAATGTTTATCCCAATGG GTTTTATTTTGTCCAAGTTTTTGTAGGATACCCTCCAAAGCCGTATTTTCTTGATCCAGACACAGGCAGTGACCTGACTTGGCTTCAATGTGACGCCCCTTGTGTTCGTTGCACCCCG GGATTTCACCCACTATACCGACCTAGCAACGACCTTGTTATCTGTAAAGACCCTCTTTGTGCATCTCTGCACTCGAGTGATTACAAATGTGACACTCCAGAGCAATGTGATTACGAGGTTGAGTATGCAGATGGAGGTTCATCCCTTGGTGTTCTTGTCAATGATTTCTTCACCCTCAATCTCACTTCCGCAACGAAAATGAGTCCTCGTTTAACTCTTGG GTGTGGATATGATCAGTTATCAGGATCATCCGATCACCCCTTAGATGGAGTGCTCGGCCTTGGAAGAGGAAAATCGAGCATTGTGTCACAGCTTCGTGATCAGGGAGTCGTGAAAAATGTTGTTGGCCACTGTCTAAGTGGAAAAGGCGGGTTTCTTTTCTTTGGAGATGATGCTTATGATTATTCACGAGTTACGTGGACACCCATGTCCCATGATCACAC AAAGTATTATTCAGCTGGATTGGCAGAACTTATTTTTGGTGGGAAAAGTACAGGGTTCAAGAATCTTAACGTAATTTTCGACAGTGGGAGTTCTTACACATACTTCGATTCTCAGATTTACCACACTCTTCTTTCTTTG ATAAAGAAAGAAACAACCAAGAACTCGTTAAAAGAAGCAACCGACGACCGTACCCTTCCATTCTGCTGGAAAGGCAAGAAACCTTTCAAGAGTACCCGCGAAGTCCGAAGCTACTTCAAGACTTTAACATTCAGCTTTGCCAATGGTTGGAGATCTAAAGCTCAGTTTGAGATCAACCCTGAATCATATCTTATAATCTCT TCAAAGGGCAATGCTTGTTTGGGAATCTTGAATGGAACAGATGTGGGATTGAACAATTTCAACATGATTGGAG ATATATCAATGCAGGATAAAGTTTTGATCTATGACAATGAGAAGCAAAAAATCGGGTGGACGCCTGCCAATTGCGATCAGCACCCGAAATCCAACTTTGAAGCCAGAATCCCATTATCAGCAAATGATGTACATAGCTTTTAG